One stretch of Bacteroidota bacterium DNA includes these proteins:
- a CDS encoding DUF6624 domain-containing protein, with translation MKKLITIFYTFLSIGFVTGQTNPPPEPYPSPVYYALVKMADSLSMIKDYKKSAEKYTEAFKTYGGYGLMDDRYNASCSWALAGYPDSAFYNLNRIANIGKYSDYRHITTDPDLMSLRADNRWQPLLDLIYQNREKKYEAVATYNIPLIYLLDSMAADDQKWRTIIHNHSTGELINDTLSEKAMYKQVRLIDSMNYFILKQIFAKYGFPNYDLVGQEGSRNFWLLVQHQDAIPSFQDSVLLKMKIEVDAKKASGANYAYLVDRVNLHNGRLQVFGTQLEYNSDNTSFIIPKGVIDPDKLNERRKSVGLNSIEDYIKQANSLFFSALKKN, from the coding sequence ATGAAAAAACTCATTACAATTTTTTATACATTTCTGAGTATTGGGTTTGTTACTGGTCAGACTAATCCGCCACCTGAACCTTATCCATCACCAGTATATTATGCACTCGTTAAGATGGCTGACTCGTTGTCTATGATAAAGGATTATAAGAAATCAGCTGAGAAATATACCGAGGCGTTTAAAACTTACGGGGGGTATGGGCTTATGGATGATCGTTATAATGCATCGTGTTCATGGGCTTTAGCTGGATATCCTGACAGTGCATTTTATAATTTGAATCGCATTGCCAATATTGGCAAATATTCTGATTATCGTCATATTACAACTGATCCTGATCTAATGTCATTGAGGGCAGACAATCGTTGGCAACCGTTATTAGATTTAATATATCAAAACAGAGAGAAAAAATATGAAGCAGTTGCTACATACAATATACCACTCATATATTTACTAGACAGTATGGCAGCTGATGATCAAAAATGGAGGACTATTATCCATAATCATTCAACCGGTGAGTTAATTAACGATACGTTGTCAGAAAAAGCCATGTACAAGCAGGTTCGCCTAATTGACAGCATGAACTATTTTATCCTTAAACAAATCTTTGCTAAATATGGTTTCCCAAACTACGACTTGGTTGGACAAGAAGGTTCACGTAATTTTTGGCTTCTCGTTCAGCACCAAGACGCAATTCCATCATTTCAAGATAGTGTTTTATTAAAAATGAAAATTGAAGTAGATGCGAAAAAAGCATCAGGAGCAAATTATGCTTACCTAGTTGATCGGGTAAATCTACACAATGGACGATTACAGGTCTTTGGGACACAATTAGAATACAACAGCGATAATACTTCGTTTATAATTCCTAAGGGGGTAATTGACCCGGACAAACTCAATGAAAGACGCAAGAGTGTGGGACTAAACAGCATTGAAGATTATATTAAACAGGCGAATAGTTTATTTTTTAGTGCTTTAAAGAAAAACTAG
- a CDS encoding transglutaminase-like domain-containing protein, with the protein MDIRRLFFFLISFTMTVAYGQVTAEKFEKFAIIQDSLFVSAYEHKDIKTYNKLLTEFLSQYNRLPDTTKKEFSEYLNGAYYNLCCTYSLLNNKEMAIIYFKKSIDAGYIDYAHIQEDSDLNNIRNEKEFKDILNQLKNISDFLYILKKAGKYNYEDKRELPKFTYQSSDNQNLTALRKAFNLDSIAGQGTDVFKIINVLQWIHYLIPHDGNHENPAVKNAMSMIAECKRDNRGLNCRGLATVLNECYLSLGIKSRIVTCLPKDSLKIDSDCHVINMVYSDTLKKWLWIDPTNNAYVMNDKGELLSIEEVRERLINDKPLILNPDANWNRKTITKEYYLYHYMAKNLYMFECPVNNEYNMETMQDGKIISYIKLLPLDYFAQSPDKTEEKAQKVNTTWTVYKTNNPKLFWTAPK; encoded by the coding sequence ATGGATATTAGACGACTATTTTTCTTTCTTATTAGTTTTACCATGACTGTTGCTTATGGGCAAGTTACAGCAGAAAAATTTGAAAAGTTTGCAATTATACAGGACAGCTTGTTTGTTTCCGCATACGAACATAAAGACATTAAAACGTACAACAAATTACTGACAGAGTTTTTATCTCAATACAACCGACTTCCCGATACAACTAAAAAAGAATTTTCAGAATATTTAAATGGTGCTTATTATAATCTCTGTTGCACGTATTCTTTATTGAACAACAAAGAAATGGCAATTATTTATTTTAAAAAATCAATAGATGCAGGTTATATTGACTATGCGCACATTCAAGAGGACAGCGATTTAAATAATATCCGTAATGAGAAAGAATTTAAGGACATCCTTAATCAATTAAAAAACATTAGCGACTTTCTTTATATTCTCAAAAAAGCAGGCAAGTACAATTATGAGGACAAGAGAGAACTTCCAAAATTTACTTATCAGTCTAGCGACAATCAAAACTTGACAGCTTTACGTAAAGCTTTCAACTTGGACAGCATCGCAGGACAAGGAACAGATGTTTTTAAAATAATAAACGTCCTACAATGGATACATTATTTAATTCCACATGACGGAAATCATGAAAATCCAGCTGTCAAAAATGCAATGAGTATGATAGCAGAATGTAAGCGAGACAACAGAGGATTAAATTGTAGAGGACTAGCAACAGTCTTGAATGAATGTTATTTGTCATTGGGAATTAAATCCCGTATTGTTACTTGCTTGCCTAAAGACAGTTTGAAAATTGACAGCGATTGCCATGTAATAAACATGGTCTATTCCGATACACTTAAAAAATGGCTTTGGATAGACCCGACAAATAACGCTTATGTTATGAATGATAAGGGTGAGTTATTAAGTATTGAAGAAGTAAGAGAAAGATTAATAAATGACAAACCACTAATATTAAATCCTGATGCAAATTGGAATAGAAAGACTATCACAAAAGAATATTATTTGTATCATTACATGGCAAAAAATCTTTATATGTTTGAGTGTCCTGTTAACAATGAATATAATATGGAGACAATGCAGGATGGGAAAATCATTTCATATATAAAACTTCTACCGTTGGATTATTTTGCTCAGTCACCAGACAAGACAGAAGAAAAAGCACAAAAGGTAAATACTACTTGGACAGTTTACAAGACAAACAATCCGAAATTATTTTGGACAGCACCAAAATAG